Below is a window of Anas platyrhynchos isolate ZD024472 breed Pekin duck chromosome 13, IASCAAS_PekinDuck_T2T, whole genome shotgun sequence DNA.
GGCTCTAGGTGTTATCCAGAACTTTCAGTCAAGCCCAAAATATGGCAGTGAAGAGGATTGCTCCAGTGCCACGTCAGGCTCAGTGGGAGCCAACAGCACAACAGGGGGCCCTGTGGGAGCTTCCAGCTCCAAAACAAACACTCTGGATATGCAGAGCTCAGGGTTTGATGCAATACTACATGAGATTCAAGAAATTCGAGAGACACAGGCAAGACTGGAAGAATCATTTGAGGACCTTAAGGTTCGCTATCAGAGGGATTACTCGTTAATAATGCAGACTTTGCAGGAGGAGCGGTACAGGTAAGTACTGTTTTATTAGTTTTTCTGTTAAATACTGTGAGTTGCAGAGCATGGGAGTCCTGGATAGTAGTACTCAGCAGCTCGGTTCAAGTAGGAAGCTTTGGAATCATCTTTGGATTTTGCCCTCCAAACATCGTGCTTTGCAAATATCATGATCCTGCTGTTCATTTCCTTCTCTCTACAAGaaagacacaggaaaaaaaaaaaaagccatttaaaaGGTCATTTCATAGTTCTTTTGAGATAAAAAGTCAAGCCAAAGAAGTTTAGAAAGGCGGTGTCCCCAGAAAACAGGAGTACGTTGATGCAGTGACTGTTACCCAGGAAGCGCTTTACCTAGGAAAAAGCCCACAAAGGTCTGAGACAAGGCAAGGTTCAGGAGGGTACAAATGGGCAGCATCCTGACTCTGCCTCCTCCACTGCTCAGATCCACAtctaacagaaaaagaaataaccaGAATTCTTAAGGCTCTCCAAAAAGACACACTCATACACCAAAACTAGGTTCCTGTTTAcgttcccttcccttctcttctcagctctgccccacagcagcagagttcaaagaaatattaaatgttaaCTAATGGCATGGTAATGTGCTGttacttctgttctttttgcagAGGTAATGTGGCTCTGGAAGTGGGTAACCTGGTGTTCTGATCAGTCTTCCCCTTGCTGGAAGGGATGGGAAGGTGGTGGGGCTGCTGTGGTACTACCAATTCCTGGCTCTGGGTGTGACAAGGGGCAGCCTGGCAGTATGGCAGCCACCACCTCTGGCCACCTCAGTTCCTGAGGGGAACGacttcccttctcctcccacGCTGGCAGTGAGAGCTCTCAGCAGGCTGTCCCCGTGCTGCCCTGCAGATTGTGCTGCATCCCCATCAcatgctgggagcaggggctgctccccagcctcctgTTGGGGTGGGTAGAGGGAGTCTGGCCTTCTGCCAGCCCTTCAGGACCTAAATTCAGTGTGGTTCTTCAACTGCACTTTCAGAACTTTAGATAAAAAATTCAAGGCACCCAAATCCTCATTCTGATGGAGCACAGCAGGCCTTTGTAAGGAGCTTGTTTGAAGCCTTCACCAGTTAGACCCGGCTGTGAAGCACAAACTGAGGCTCGGTGCAGCTGCTGGGTGTGGGGACAGGCTTTCTGAAGTACCCTGTGCCATTTGCTGTGTTGGTTTGCACGGTGCTACATAGTCACCCTACAGCTTTTCAGACATGCTGGTGCCAGATCAttggaaaaacatttgaaaaggcTTAGCCTGCTAGGATCTTGTAGTGACAGCAggctttctgtgtgttttgcaAAGCTTGGCTAGACAAAGCCAGACCAACATCACTTTCTAATCCCACGTTGCAACCATCAGCGATTCACTGAAACCGGAGCCTAACACAGCAACTTTGGTTCCTAGTACTTCATTGTCATGAAGTCACGTTGTGAAGCGATGTAGAGTTTGATCTTCTGCACCCCGGCAGAGAGGGGTCCTGTTGTCTGGTGCTGTGTAGGTTGTTGTTTCACACATACAGCAGTAGCCATTCATAGTGGAACGCTATATGCAAGCACAGTCCAACTGAAGGAGTGgcttgaaattaaaacaaaagaccTTGGTTGGGGACTGATGTCTCTTGTCAGCTAAACTGACTAGTTATTCCCTGAAACCATTTAGCAAGGTTCACATAGGTTCTCCTACGAGTCCAGTATGAAGTGCTACCTTGAAGGTAAGCCCATAGCCTAACCGAGGCAGCCTGGAGTGAAAAGCTTCCAGGAGAGTATGCATTTAGCTTATAAAGGCATAAAACGATAGTGATTTAGACTTGCCATTTGGAAAGCTGATGCAAATTAATTGAAGGTGTGACCTTTAAAAAGGACCAGTTGAACCACACTAAGTGCTCTTGTCTCTACAAGCTTTCAAAGCAGGTAACTGCACGATCCACAAGGAGCTCACGGATTAATCACATTGAGCAAAATACCTTGTGTACAAATCTAGGTTCTTGTCTGATAGCTTCCATATTCTAAAATATCGTGAAGATAGAAGACAGCATTCCCCTGAGAAATGGAAGGCTATGTGGTGTGCGTGAGGGCTGGGAGGACGGTGCTGCCTCGTCTGAGGAGGCCAGCCCCTGTTCCTCTGGCCAGTAACTCTTCTTCtcgcttcagaaaaaaaaaaaaaaagggaaagatagAAATGGAGGTCATGGTTTGAGGCTGGGGATTCAAATTAATCATAACTGGCTTTAGAAGCTATAAATAcctcacagctctgctctgtttcTGGGAAGTGTTCAAAAACAGGCACCGAGTCCGgttaaggtttaaaaaaattattttagagaaGCCTTTGCTTATAGGGCTGCACTGTTTGTATTGTACCTGGAAGCTGGAACGAAGCGAGTGCTGGACCATTTCTCACCCAGTCTTGAGCCATTTCCTCTTTCTTaggctttctgctttttttgcaGGTTCTAGTCTTTTTTCCTTGCGCGTTCATTTAGCTTCTGTTTATCGGCCGTGGCCTGCCTCGCAGGTTTTCCGTGCCCTGCTCCATCTCCTCCCTGTCTCGCCCCGCTTCGGGACCTTGCTGTCAGTGGGCCCGGCTCCCAGCCGGCCGCAGGGCAGGgccttgctgctgcagccaccccggTTCCGCGCTGCGGGGCGCGGGGGCGcgcggccctgcccggcccggcccggccctgcccgcccATTGGCAGAGCGGCTGGCCCCACAGCACCGCGCCACTGCCGGCGCTGAATCATCGGGGAAGGAAGATCCCGGCCTGCGCCTCCACAGCCTCTGGGATCCCGGCCTGCGCCTCCGCGGCCTCTGGGATCCGGGTCTGCTCCTCCGCAGCCATTGTGCTGCCCTCTGCCCTGGGACGGCCAGCTGCTTATCGCGGCGGCTGGAGGGTGGCAGCTGTTTACTGATACGAGCAAGGACTTTCTGTGCTGTTGAGACCAAAATAAAGTTCCTGCTgaatattttcatctttcttgtCCCTTTAGGAACCTGTTTGTACACAGTGAAATCCATGAGCTCACACATTTGGAGTGTGGCCAGTCTGAGGGTTTGGGTTTCTGCCCAACCCAGCATCCTTGGAAAGTGCATTTAAATCTCTCACATTTCTCACAGAAAGCTGTCAGCCAAAATGCTGGAAGCTTGCgctttcatttttgttacagTCTGATCACTGGGCTTCAGTCtgttctcatttattttcaaatagatCAGATGTGCTAACATTTAAAAGCTGCGTGTTCAGTGTAGGACCCTCACCCAGGTACGAAAGCACTGAACCATTCCTGCAGAGCTTTTTTCTCTCACCAGGAAAGGCTTTGGAGCTGAAAGCACGGCATAAATACTGGCACAGAGTATTCCTTTGGAGCAAGCTCTGTCCCTTGCGTATCCTTTAGCTAGAAGACATGGAGTACATTGCAAATAGATATTGCTTTTAGCTATTATTCTGCTATGGATAGCAGTGTGTTCAGTAgcataaaaaatgtatttggatGACAAATAAAGGCTAGAGGAGATTCTGTATAACAtagccaccaaaaaaaaaaagttttaagagaTGTTTGAGGAGAGAGGTATTAAACTCAGTTCACTGTGTGCTGTACAGATCTTTCAGCATGAGTTCAGTCAGTTTCTTTACTTGCTGGAGCATTTACTGAGTACAGATAAAATGTCTCCATCATCATGTATCTCCCATAAATATGCTGTATTAGCTGTGTATTTTGCAGCTGTTACTTGAAAATGCCTAAAAGTGCTTAAAAAATGAGATTGTAATAATTGTTTTCCACAGTCATTTTCAAGTCAGTTTTCTGATTTCCAAACagtgagcctcagaaaatgTGTGGAAATCTGATACAACTTTTCTAAACACAGTATTTCCGTATCCCATACTTTAGCCAAACACCCCAACAGTATACTGGATGTCTTCCATATGGCATCTCTGATAATGAAATATGTATGATGATTATCACTCGTCTATTACATAGGAAAGTTTCTGAGTTATAGCTTGTTACTGTATACTGTAGTAATTTTAAGGGGAAATTTCCCATTTTAGGTAGTGATAAAATAAATCTTAGATTCTAATGAAAACTTTCAGTACCTGGAATGGAATGGGATTTGCTCAGCAGAGGCACTGCTATTTTCACAGGCAGGTTTAGAGTCTGTTGCAAAGATGCTGATACTTGTACATTGGAAAGGGATGTATGAGTGTAGTCTTAACCCTTTTGGCAGACATCTTGtcccttttgtttttgtaatgcCTCTAAACTGAATCTGAACCATCCTTCAACAGAAAACCCTGGCTTCCAGCCCTGTAAGTCATGTGATCCCCCTTtagcttttcagttttgaacACCCATATAAAACTGtggaaaaaagacattttctaaaTTGTAGATAATGGGACTAGGAGTGAAAAGGAGATGAACAGAGGAtatataatttcaaaaataagtcatttattattattattatttctaataacCCAATTCCAGCAGttgtctacaaaaaaaaaaaaggcttatgaTTGTTGTGTGCAAACTGTAAAGGCTCTTGAGTCGAGCAGGTGGGACTCCTTGGAAAACTAAGTTAGGTTCTGGAACAAGGCAGTAGTCCACCTTTCTGGGCAGGGAGGACCGGAGCCAGCCTTTTAGCTAATTATGTTAGCAAAATCATGTGTTGATAATCATGTTATCCATATAGTTAAGAATTTTGCTTAAAATCTTAACtatatggatttgaagggtttCCTTATGTTTCGTGTAGATTGAGGTAGTTTTGAAgttcttgaaataaaattgtCTCTTGTTAAAGAACAGGATATAAGCTGCCTGGCAACAGCTGTTTTGTGAAGGGTGTTTATGTGGGAGAAGGTTAAAAAACATAATCAATGGTATTTTCAGATATACTTAAGCTCCTTTTTGTGTAATAAACTCAATGGAGAATTTTGAATTACATTAACTAGCTGAATATATTTCAAGTAATTTAATGCTGCCTTTGGGACTTTGAGTGAATTTAGTTATGATTTCTCAGTTGTTggcaagttttgttttgtattctttttaaaCTGGGTGGGAACAAATGGCAATATTAATTATCCAGGCTCCTTCTTCATTAGCCAGTCTTCACATGGCTGTTCTCATGTCTGCAGCCTGTAGTTCCTGGGAAACCAGTTCTTGCATGTCCTGCCTTGGTTGCACAGAGACTCTGGCACCATCCTGGGCTGAGCCATGTCAGCAGGTGGTTGTCTGAGTCTGGCTGCTGGTTGACCACACATATTTCATTGTTGGAAATTGTCGCACTACACCTGACTCCTCCTTCAAGATTAAAGGAATATTACATTGGGAATGTGAATGAAAATTCTCTTTAGACTtctcagttaaaaacaaaagcccaaGAACATTGTTAAGAACTAGTTTATGCCTGCAGATTCTGAATATTTCATTCATGAAGCACCAGAAATcttggaattaaaaacaaaaaaaggatttttgtttcagtttcagaacttttaattaaattcttgtttgtagataaatattgtttattcattttatgcATGTAGATATAAAATTCAGATAGGGTCAGAGgggaactgaaattaaaacaagaaattaTCCATGTTGAATTCCTTACAAATTTCTCTATTGCTGGTATCAAGAGTCAGGTGATAATAGTTGTACTGTAAAGTTGTTCTGTGCTGTTACAATGAGTGGACAGTGCAAATGAGCATAGGAGAAGCCTGGTGGCCACAACAGTTGTACCCATATCTTAGTTGCTGTCAGAGCTATCACTGACAGTGGACAAATAATGAGAAATTAGTGAGGAGCATGGTGGAAGAGGCTGGTGTGGATGGTACCTAGATGGGTGTTCCTGACCCTTGAGCTAGTGACCTAAGCTCTCTGAGCATGTTtgccttttaaaagaaagacaaatgcTTGCCTCATCCTTAAAGGGTACTGAAACATGAGTTGCTTGCAAAGCACTTGACATTTCAAAAATTCAGTGCTACATACAGACATGAGATATCCCTAATGTATTTTGATAGTGCTAAAATAACATGGTACTATCACTGAAGTCAGTTTAAAACTTTATCAGAATTGTCGTTACTCATTTTTTTGTTCAGACCTCTGCCTCCAAACTGCTCATGGTCCATTCACTGTAGCAAACTGAAAAATGAGCCTGCAGGTTAGTGATTCATGTTCCCTTCTTATAAATAACACAATGATCTTTGCTAGTTAAGCTGAATCATTCAAaggagataaagaaaaaaataaatcagacatCTCTGTGACCTCACATGGAAAGACCAGACAAGGCCATCACGTTCTCCGAAGCATCAGTCACATGTTATTTCATAGTCATTTTTGCACAATTACTGTTGTACGTATAGATGAAAATGCTTAAGAGTTTACGGTATTAGAAGGGAACTTAGTCTGGTTAAAACAGAGGTTCGGGGAATAAATATTCTAATTCTGTCCTTGATTTCTTCTATCACTTGACTATTGTCATTTgacctttctgtttgtttttgcccAGGCTTGAAGCAGGATTAACATTATCTTACCTGCTAGAAAGAATGTCCTTAATTCCCAGTGAGAAGGCCTTATATTGTTTGCAAAGCAGACTTCCATAGCAATTGAGGTAGCCAcactagaatcatagaatgagaaaatatcctgagttggaaaggacccacaaggatcaccaagtccaactcctggctctgcacgagaccaccccaaaatcagaccatgtgtctgagagcgttgtccaaacactCCTGGatctccagcaggctcagtgctgtgaccactgccccggggagcctgtcccagtgcctgaccacctctgggtgcagaacctttccctaacccccagcctgaccctcccctgtcccagctccatgctgtcccctcgggtcctgtcgctgtccccagagagcagagctcagcgcctgcccctccgctcccctcctgagggagctgcaggccgccatgaggcttCCCCTCGGCCTGGTCTTCTCCACGCTCaacaagggacctcagctgctcctcatacttTTTTCCCACTAGACCCTTCACCAACTTTGTTGCTCTGGTTTTCAATAAAAAGTCTGTGGTGTTCATTGCTCAACTGTTATTGTGTAATTGTGCGTTCCTCTTGTCATTAAAGCCACCGTACCATGTGTCTAATTTCTAGATGTGAAAGACTTGAAGAGCAGCTAAACGACCTGACTGAGCTCCACCAGAATGAGATCCTGAATCTAAAACAGGAGCTGGCCAGCATGGAGGAGAAAATTGCCTACCAGTCTTATGAGCGAGCCCGGGACATCCAGGTGGGTGGCAGAAACTAGGGCACTGAAGTCCAGTCTTCCACCTGCCCTTTCAgtaactgctttgcttttgaaatACTTCTTTGATTTAGTActtgtttttaattgctgtaGATTTATTCCCAAActgcatattaaaaataactgaaaggtCTTTATTCAGTCACTGACCCTCAGGCATCTCCCAGAGTAACTTCTTTTGTGAAGAAGTGCTGTGTGTATTCATCAGCAGGCAAGTTCATCTTCTGAGGGGCCCCACCACTTGGTCCAGCGAAGGGTTTTTAAATGATTACAGCAAAGTGGAAGCCTGCATCCACTCTTCATGCTGCCTATATTAGCAGGGTTTTCTTTGGATATTGGAAACTAACTATaacctgaatatttttttacagTAGCATTCTGGGTAAACTGATCTagggtgtgtttgtgtgtcacAAATTTTAGAGCAATCACCACAGATGTCTCAGGGAAGATGGAAGCTGGTTTCATGTATCCACTGTATCTGGTCAGGAAACAATTCTTTCCATTGGTTTTCCATTGGCCCAAATACggagattttttaaaagagaagtgTTCTTCAGTGTGTGAAAGACGAAAGCTATGGAAATAGAGATTACAGTTGTAGGGCCTTCCACAGACCCAGGCAGACAGACACAGAATGAAAGACCTGGGAAATGAAGCAGCTAAACCTTATAAAGGCCTATTCAGAAACAAGtctagcatttattttaaatccttgTCATGTTAGTTGTAGCAGGCATCTCAGCTTTGAAAGCCAACGTGAGATATTTGTAGTGTGAGCAGAGACCTGTAGGTCAAAGTTCTGCTTCTGGCCCCCAGAGAAGTTTCAGCCAGGTGATCTCCTCTTAAACAAAGGAGGCTTGGCTTTTGTCACACTTCTGGGTCCAGCTGCAAATTGTGTTGAGTTGATGTGCATTCAGGCTTCTGGTTGTTTGAGGAGGCTGATCAGTTTTACCCATTACTTTCAGGTAACATAACTAAAGAGAAGCCTCATGCTTCATTAACAGACATTATGCAATGGCAGAGAAATGTAACAGGTGACAATGACCTTTAGGTTaagcttaaaataaatcagtgtttGTGGACAGTGGTGCCATGGCCTCTCTCAGTAAACAGCAGCCTCTCTGAAGAATGTTGTAATATTCAGGTTTCATTCTCCTTTCTCATTTAATAAAGCAGGAAGAAGTAAGATTGGAAACTTAAAATGAAGCAGGGGGTTCTCAATagctttttttaatcttcatttaTGATTCAGCACTTCCAGTGCAAACTTGCAAATTGGTTTAGCCTATTCCTCAGCATTGCTGAGGAAAAGGTAAGCCTTAAGTTTTCTTGCATGAAAGAACAGCTACAAGCATTGGCTGATGTTGCAGAGGAACAGTTGACGGAGCTAGGTCTGTAGGCAGAACATCCTAGTTCCTGTCTGAACATCAGTCTGAGGgacactgctgctctctgcagacTTCTGGTTGTTACCCAACATTGGCCTTAGGGTCATGAGAAAAGCAGTTCGGAGGGAAGATTAAGGGCAAAACTGTAATTTTATGTCTCCATGAGCAGAAATGTGCCATTGCAAATTGCCCTAAAACCCCTCCTGCTTGTCAGTAGCCcacctgctgcacgatggcccACTTGCCAAGGGTTGCTGCACTCCGGAGATATTCCTCCCATGACACCAGCTGTGCAATCCCAGCCCTGGCACTCTCAGACCCTTCCCTGATCTCATTCAGCTTGCTAACCAAGCAGAATGAGGCTGAGCCTCTTTGATTAGTTACTTTGTTGACTCCAGTTTTCTGCCAGATCCAGTAGAGAATTGATTGGGCTCACAGAGGGGTTGACGAGCACAAGCCAGGGGAAAGAAACTGATGGAAATGAGAGGCTCTGGTAAGCAAACAGAGTGGAAGAGGAAGAGTGCTGGCTGGACACAGCGCCTTTGTGCCCTCAGTGTCTCTTGAAACTGAAGCTGAGGTGAGCAGCCCACTGGGTAGCCCCTGCTTTCCAGACAAATGGAGGCTGTCTGGTTGCAGAGGGCTATTGGTGTCCTCCTCCGTCTGGGTCCGACCACAACACAGGAGGGATGATGAGCTCTCAGGTGACCTTTATACCACCTACAGGGACAGACAGCTGACATTGCAAAGTGGCATCTGAAATGCGTGTTTCAACAAAGGCTGGCTTCTGCCCAAGCTGTCACCTTTCTCTGTCAAGCCTCTGTCATGTAAATGAGATCACAAGTTTTGTTATGAACTGCAGTACCTAGTTAATGAGGGACTCCTCAATCACATGAAACGGCACAGCCTCTTCTACTCCTCCTGCAGGGTACGAAATCAACGTAGTGACTCATATCCTGCAGAAGAGTGCATGAGGAGGGTGGCTGTGGTCTGGTCTAGTCAGTAAGATGAGTGCCATGGACCACCACGGGGGTGGGCGTGTAGGGTGCTGGCAACCGAGCAGTGTGTTCTTGCCGACAGGAGGCACTGGAAGCGTGCCAGACCCGCATCTCCAAGAtggaactgcagcagcagcagcagcaggtggtgCAGCTGGAGGGTCTGGAGAATGCCACAGCCAGGAACCTGCTGGGGAAGTTCATCAACATCCTCCTAGCTGTCATGGCAGTCCTCCTCGTCTTCGTCTCCACTGTGGCCAACTGTGTCGTGCCCCTCATGAAAACTCGCAATAGGACGTTCAGCACTTTATTCATAGTGGTTTTCATTGCCTTTATGTGGAAGCACTGGGATGCCATCTCTGGCTACTTGGAACGGTTCTTGTCTCCCCCCAGATGATGGCATGAGGAATTGGCTGCGTCGCTCCCCTCCCATCACGCTCAGTGAGCAAGCGTGGCAAAGATTAGTCAGCAACTACTCCGCTGAAGTTTTAAAGTGTCCGAGTGAATTTGTTTACATTTAGAATAACGTTTTTTCTCTGCAAGATGCATTGCAATAGtattttttagattttattcAAGAACTCTTTTTTGGCGAGAATCCTGGATAATTTTTATGTAGCATGGTTCTCTTTGGATGCAAATCTTAAGATTCTTTAAAgtgtacaaaaagaaataaataaaacacggAAATTTGGAGCATACCAATGGGCAATTTAAATTGTGGCTTGAACTACTGTACTAAACCTGTCAGGAAGAGGAGAATGTGTTTAACTTAAGatgagcaaagctaaatgtaGTGCACAGCCTTGAGGGATGGTACCACAGCAAACCTATAACACTAAACTTTTACTGTGAAGTCTGCTCACATTCCATGTCCAAATGTGTGGGTTCAGAGTGGTTTCTTTCCttaacaagagaaaaaacaacgCATGGATCTCTTTCCCAACTCAGCATCTGGGTTTGCCATTTGTGCTAACCTGTCTTAGAGAAACTTTCTGTAAGGCTGATCAACTTTGCCAAGTATATGAAGTGGAAGCCTCATGCCATACACAGTAACTGCACAGTTGTGCTACAGTATTTGAAGTAGTCCTTGAAATACTTATCTTTAAGCAGAAGCCCTTGGTCGCACTTTTAaggttttttttatatatgtatattcacagattaaaaaaaatccaaacagcaTACTTGAAGAGTGTAATACTCAAACTCTCAGTGCTTCCTTATTGTTTCTAATATaggattttttattataattattattattattattggggttttttttttggaaggggtTGGGAGggtcattactttttttttttttccttttaaataaagaagtgatgtttttaaatgaagaaatgcgTGAATAATTGTGAGCCGTCTTGTCCTGAAACAGTTTTGAGGAGGGCAGAAAGTAGTTTCTAGTGCCAGCCTGTCTGGAACACAGTGATGTTCATATGCCATTTACCTGTCCTCCTGTGCATACAGATGCAGCATCATGAAAAACATCTATCTTCTCCACACATTCTTGTCATgcaggattttgtttgtttgttcggtttggtttttgtttccaaatgtGAAAGACAATATGTTTGTATTCCTCACGTTAT
It encodes the following:
- the TMCC1 gene encoding transmembrane and coiled-coil domains protein 1 isoform X12, which translates into the protein MVQRFSLRRQLSKIERLEVSSLAQTSSAVASSTDGSINADSVDGTPDPQRTKVAITHLQQKILKLTEQIKIEQTARDDNVAEYLKLANNADKQQSARIKQVFEKKNQKSAQTISQLQKKLEHYHRKLREIEQNGMPRQPKDVFRDMHQGLKDVGAKVTGFSEGVVDSVKGGLSSFSQATHSAAGAVVSKPREIASLIRNKFGSADNIANLKDALEEGQEDGTGGKALGVIQNFQSSPKYGSEEDCSSATSGSVGANSTTGGPVGASSSKTNTLDMQSSGFDAILHEIQEIRETQARLEESFEDLKVRYQRDYSLIMQTLQEERYRCERLEEQLNDLTELHQNEILNLKQELASMEEKIAYQSYERARDIQEALEACQTRISKMELQQQQQQVVQLEGLENATARNLLGKFINILLAVMAVLLVFVSTVANCVVPLMKTRNRTFSTLFIVVFIAFMWKHWDAISGYLERFLSPPR
- the TMCC1 gene encoding transmembrane and coiled-coil domains protein 1 isoform X5; translation: MASLIERLEVSSLAQTSSAVASSTDGSINADSVDGTPDPQRTKVAITHLQQKILKLTEQIKIEQTARDDNVAEYLKLANNADKQQSARIKQVFEKKNQKSAQTISQLQKKLEHYHRKLREIEQNGMPRQPKDVFRDMHQGLKDVGAKVTGFSEGVVDSVKGGLSSFSQATHSAAGAVVSKPREIASLIRNKFGSADNIANLKDALEEGQEDGTGGKALGVIQNFQSSPKYGSEEDCSSATSGSVGANSTTGGPVGASSSKTNTLDMQSSGFDAILHEIQEIRETQARLEESFEDLKVRYQRDYSLIMQTLQEERYRCERLEEQLNDLTELHQNEILNLKQELASMEEKIAYQSYERARDIQEALEACQTRISKMELQQQQQQVVQLEGLENATARNLLGKFINILLAVMAVLLVFVSTVANCVVPLMKTRNRTFSTLFIVVFIAFMWKHWDAISGYLERFLSPPR
- the TMCC1 gene encoding transmembrane and coiled-coil domains protein 1 isoform X11, which gives rise to MHWERALLLRRAKIERLEVSSLAQTSSAVASSTDGSINADSVDGTPDPQRTKVAITHLQQKILKLTEQIKIEQTARDDNVAEYLKLANNADKQQSARIKQVFEKKNQKSAQTISQLQKKLEHYHRKLREIEQNGMPRQPKDVFRDMHQGLKDVGAKVTGFSEGVVDSVKGGLSSFSQATHSAAGAVVSKPREIASLIRNKFGSADNIANLKDALEEGQEDGTGGKALGVIQNFQSSPKYGSEEDCSSATSGSVGANSTTGGPVGASSSKTNTLDMQSSGFDAILHEIQEIRETQARLEESFEDLKVRYQRDYSLIMQTLQEERYRCERLEEQLNDLTELHQNEILNLKQELASMEEKIAYQSYERARDIQEALEACQTRISKMELQQQQQQVVQLEGLENATARNLLGKFINILLAVMAVLLVFVSTVANCVVPLMKTRNRTFSTLFIVVFIAFMWKHWDAISGYLERFLSPPR
- the TMCC1 gene encoding transmembrane and coiled-coil domains protein 1 isoform X6, with product MIMFRLPLLGPESKTHFRCVPDGIERLEVSSLAQTSSAVASSTDGSINADSVDGTPDPQRTKVAITHLQQKILKLTEQIKIEQTARDDNVAEYLKLANNADKQQSARIKQVFEKKNQKSAQTISQLQKKLEHYHRKLREIEQNGMPRQPKDVFRDMHQGLKDVGAKVTGFSEGVVDSVKGGLSSFSQATHSAAGAVVSKPREIASLIRNKFGSADNIANLKDALEEGQEDGTGGKALGVIQNFQSSPKYGSEEDCSSATSGSVGANSTTGGPVGASSSKTNTLDMQSSGFDAILHEIQEIRETQARLEESFEDLKVRYQRDYSLIMQTLQEERYRCERLEEQLNDLTELHQNEILNLKQELASMEEKIAYQSYERARDIQEALEACQTRISKMELQQQQQQVVQLEGLENATARNLLGKFINILLAVMAVLLVFVSTVANCVVPLMKTRNRTFSTLFIVVFIAFMWKHWDAISGYLERFLSPPR
- the TMCC1 gene encoding transmembrane and coiled-coil domains protein 1 isoform X9, coding for MLMWCCCTCVCCERDFCEPVKIERLEVSSLAQTSSAVASSTDGSINADSVDGTPDPQRTKVAITHLQQKILKLTEQIKIEQTARDDNVAEYLKLANNADKQQSARIKQVFEKKNQKSAQTISQLQKKLEHYHRKLREIEQNGMPRQPKDVFRDMHQGLKDVGAKVTGFSEGVVDSVKGGLSSFSQATHSAAGAVVSKPREIASLIRNKFGSADNIANLKDALEEGQEDGTGGKALGVIQNFQSSPKYGSEEDCSSATSGSVGANSTTGGPVGASSSKTNTLDMQSSGFDAILHEIQEIRETQARLEESFEDLKVRYQRDYSLIMQTLQEERYRCERLEEQLNDLTELHQNEILNLKQELASMEEKIAYQSYERARDIQEALEACQTRISKMELQQQQQQVVQLEGLENATARNLLGKFINILLAVMAVLLVFVSTVANCVVPLMKTRNRTFSTLFIVVFIAFMWKHWDAISGYLERFLSPPR
- the TMCC1 gene encoding transmembrane and coiled-coil domains protein 1 isoform X13, producing MEGSLPASERIERLEVSSLAQTSSAVASSTDGSINADSVDGTPDPQRTKVAITHLQQKILKLTEQIKIEQTARDDNVAEYLKLANNADKQQSARIKQVFEKKNQKSAQTISQLQKKLEHYHRKLREIEQNGMPRQPKDVFRDMHQGLKDVGAKVTGFSEGVVDSVKGGLSSFSQATHSAAGAVVSKPREIASLIRNKFGSADNIANLKDALEEGQEDGTGGKALGVIQNFQSSPKYGSEEDCSSATSGSVGANSTTGGPVGASSSKTNTLDMQSSGFDAILHEIQEIRETQARLEESFEDLKVRYQRDYSLIMQTLQEERYRCERLEEQLNDLTELHQNEILNLKQELASMEEKIAYQSYERARDIQEALEACQTRISKMELQQQQQQVVQLEGLENATARNLLGKFINILLAVMAVLLVFVSTVANCVVPLMKTRNRTFSTLFIVVFIAFMWKHWDAISGYLERFLSPPR
- the TMCC1 gene encoding transmembrane and coiled-coil domains protein 1 isoform X17, translated to MIERLEVSSLAQTSSAVASSTDGSINADSVDGTPDPQRTKVAITHLQQKILKLTEQIKIEQTARDDNVAEYLKLANNADKQQSARIKQVFEKKNQKSAQTISQLQKKLEHYHRKLREIEQNGMPRQPKDVFRDMHQGLKDVGAKVTGFSEGVVDSVKGGLSSFSQATHSAAGAVVSKPREIASLIRNKFGSADNIANLKDALEEGQEDGTGGKALGVIQNFQSSPKYGSEEDCSSATSGSVGANSTTGGPVGASSSKTNTLDMQSSGFDAILHEIQEIRETQARLEESFEDLKVRYQRDYSLIMQTLQEERYRCERLEEQLNDLTELHQNEILNLKQELASMEEKIAYQSYERARDIQEALEACQTRISKMELQQQQQQVVQLEGLENATARNLLGKFINILLAVMAVLLVFVSTVANCVVPLMKTRNRTFSTLFIVVFIAFMWKHWDAISGYLERFLSPPR